The Streptomyces lienomycini sequence CTTGACGGCCTCCTCGACGGACCGTGACCCCAGCGCCATCTCCTCGGCGATGCGCAGGAACGCGGCCTCGCAGATGTCGGCCCCGTTCGGGTGCGGGGTGATCCGCTCCAGGACGCCGGCCGCGACGAGCGACTCCTCGTAGGCGGCGATGGCCTTGTTGACCGGGTCGGTCGGCTCGTAGGCGTCGTACTGGGCCTGCGTCGTGGGGACGCCCCGGTCGTAGCCCATGATCTTGGCGACCTCGGGGTCGTGGACCATGAAGTCGATGAACTGGGCGACCTCCTTGGGATGTTCGGTGCGCTTGTAGCCGCTGAGCATCAGGGAGCCGAGGTACTGCCCGGTCCGCTTGCCGTCCGTGGTGGGGATCGGCGCGAGCCCGTACTCGCTCTTGCCCTCGGAGGTGTAGCGGACGGTGAAGTTGTCCCAGGTGAACTCGCTGCCGGCCAACTCCGCGGAGAGCGCCGACTTGGGCTTGATCTGGGCGACCTTCTTGGCGTCGGCGAACAGGCCGGACTTCACCCCCTTCTCCGCCTTGGTCCACCACGAGGTCAGGTCCGCCTCGGTGAAGCCGAGCCCGTCCTCGGTGAAGAAGGCCTTGCCGTTCTGGCGCAGGTACAGGTCGTAGAGGTACATGACGCCGTACATTCCGCTGTCCCCGGCGCGACCGGTCCTGTCGCGGACCTTCGTCATCGCCGCGTCGAAGTCGTCCCACGTCCAGCCCTGTTCCGGCTTGACACCGGCCCGGGTGTAGACGGGCTTGTCGATGACCAGGGCCATGGAGTTCGAACCGACGGGCACGCCGAGGAGTTTGCCGTCGATCTCGCCGAACTTCTCCAGTCCCGCGCGGAATCCGTCCATGGAGAGGTTTCCCGCCTTCACCTGTCCGCCCAGGTCGAGCAGGACATTCTTGGCGTCGTATTTGCGGAGAAACCCGATGGCATTCTGGAAGACGTCCGGCGGATTTCCTCCGGATGCCTGGGTGTTGAACTTCTTCCAGAAGTCCGTATACGGCTGAAAGTCGGTCTTGACCTTGATCTTCGGATACTTCTTCTCGAAGAGCGCGATGGTCTTGTTGATGCGTTCCGCCCGGTCCTCGGCACCCCACCACGAGTAACGGATCGTCACCGTTCCGTCCCCCGAGCCGCTGCCGCCGCCACACGCGGTGGCCGTGGCCCCCAGGCCCGCGACGGCCAGCGAGGCCCCGGCCGCCTTGAGGACCGTCCGCCTCCCGGCCTGCCGCTCCGCATTCCCGCCCTGCTGCATACGAGCCTCCCCGCGACATCGCGATCGCCACATGAATCGTTTCAAGTAAGCGCTTGCTGGCACAAGGTACGAAGGGCCCGGGGGCGCGTCAATGATTCGGACAGGAATTGCCGGGCGGGGGCGCGACCGGTCAAGACCGTCCTTCCCGGCGAGCCGTTCGGAGGGGCGGGGAAACACCCAGGTCGGCATGGCGCGACCGACCGGTCGAACGCCGGCGGCCACCCGGAGGGCCGCACAGCCGAAGGTCACGGTTGGATGAACACGGCGCAAGCGGAATGCCCGCACGGGACGCGTCGGCCAGCGGGGCGGACACGCGCAGGTATCCCCCGCACTCGGCCGCGTGCCGTACACGGCCCCGCGCGCCCGTACGCCGGTGCGAACCCGCACGCTCCCGCACTCGCACCCGCACGGCAAAGCGGCCCGGCTCACGATCGTGAGCCGGGCCGCCTGATGATCCGGTGGGCGATACTGGGTTCGAACCAGTGACCTCTTCGGTGTGAACGAAGCGCTCTCCCACTGAGCTAATCGCCCGGACGCAGGAAGAACATTACCCCATGTCAGGGGCGCCCGTGACCAGCGGGGGCCGCGACGGCGCACCCCCGCGGGCGCTCACTGGTCCTTGATCTTCCAGGGCAGTTCAAGGCCGAACTTCCACAGGTAGATCCCGGCCAGCACGGCGATGATCACCACCCCGATCGAGGTCAGGATGATGTTCCGGCGGCGCACCTTGGGGTCGAGGGCACGCTGCG is a genomic window containing:
- a CDS encoding ABC transporter substrate-binding protein; amino-acid sequence: MQQGGNAERQAGRRTVLKAAGASLAVAGLGATATACGGGSGSGDGTVTIRYSWWGAEDRAERINKTIALFEKKYPKIKVKTDFQPYTDFWKKFNTQASGGNPPDVFQNAIGFLRKYDAKNVLLDLGGQVKAGNLSMDGFRAGLEKFGEIDGKLLGVPVGSNSMALVIDKPVYTRAGVKPEQGWTWDDFDAAMTKVRDRTGRAGDSGMYGVMYLYDLYLRQNGKAFFTEDGLGFTEADLTSWWTKAEKGVKSGLFADAKKVAQIKPKSALSAELAGSEFTWDNFTVRYTSEGKSEYGLAPIPTTDGKRTGQYLGSLMLSGYKRTEHPKEVAQFIDFMVHDPEVAKIMGYDRGVPTTQAQYDAYEPTDPVNKAIAAYEESLVAAGVLERITPHPNGADICEAAFLRIAEEMALGSRSVEEAVKQFFTESKTALAG